The genomic DNA GGTCAGGTCCATGATGGCGATGGTGCTGACCAGTGCGGAATCCTTGACCAGCGACACGGCCTGGCTGGTCATGGGCGGCAGGACGCGGCGCACGGCCTGGGGCAGGATAATGTGCCGATACATGGCAAAGGGGCTCATGCCCAGGCTCCTGGCGGCCTCCCACTGGCCCGCGTGGATGGAGGTGATGCCTGCGCGAAGGATTTCCGAAGCGTACGCCCCCTCGAACAGGCTCAAGGCAATGACAGCGGCCCAGAAGGCCGGGATGTCGAGGATGGGTGCGATGACGAAGTAGATGAAGAAGAGTTGGATGAGCAGGGGGGAGTTGCGGATCAATTCCATGTAAACCCTGGCCGTGCCGCGAGCCACCAGAGAGGCGGACATACGCATCAGCGCTGTGACAAGACCGATGCACAGCATCAGCCCCATGCTCACGGCGGTGATCTGCAGGGTGACGCCAAATCCCTGCATGAGCGGCCCCCAGGCCAACCCCTGGTCGGTAATCTGCCAAAGATATTTGGGAATCTGATACCACTGCCAGTTGTATCCCGACTGCTGGGTGCCCTCTGCCAGCAGCCAGACCATACCGGCCATGAGGCAGAGGTACAGGCCGGTGTCCGTCAGCGCGTTACGGGCTATTCTCCTGGTCCAGGCTGGCCTCGGGCGGCGTGGTTGCTCCATCTGTTTCCTGTCGGGGCGGCGGGTTGCATGGCAAAAGGGGCTGTCGACATCAGCATAGCATATTTCCCGAGGGTGTCTACGCGCCAAGCCTGTGAAGCTCGGCGGGGGGCTTAGACAAGCCCGGGCTGGTGCGTATCGATGAGCGCCCTGATTCGGCCGAAGACTTCTTCGGGAGCGGAGGAGGCGTCGGCCACCTTGATCCGGTCGCGGTTGAGGGCAGCCCAGGTCAGGTACCCCTCGCGGATTCGGCGGTGGAATGAGAGATGTTCGGCTTCGAAGCGGCCCTCGGCCAGGGTTTTGTCGTCCTCCATGTTGCGCCGGGTGGCCCGGTCAAGGCCCAGTTCGGGATCAAGGTCGAGGACGATGGTAAGGTCCGGCCAGACGCCGTTCACGGCAACTTCGTTGAGCTTTTTGAGCATATCGATGTCCAGGCCGCGCCCAAAGCCCTGATAGACGATGGTCGAGTCAGCGAACCGATCGCAGAGCACCACGCGGCCCGCTTCGAGCTGGGGTTTGATTATCTGGGCCACATGTTGGGCGCGGTCGGCCAGATAGAGGAAGAGTTCGGTGATGGCCGTCAGGTCCGAGTTGTCCACATGCAGAAGCATCTGACGCAGTTCCTGGCCCACGCGGCTTCCACCGGGCTCGCGGGTGAGGAAGACCTCCCTACCCTTGCTCTCTAGGTGGTCGCGCAGTCTTGCGATCTGGGTGGTTTTGCCCGTGCCCTCTATGCCTTCAAAGGTAACAAACATTGATTCTCCGGGATGTCGGTCTTGCGCCTGGTCGTGTCCGGCGTGGCCGGGGCGCGGTAGACGTTGCGTTCGAGGTAGCGCAGATAGGGGGACCATTGCTGTTCGCTGCCGTTCATCTCCCCGTAGGCCTGGTCAATGATGTTCAGCTTGGCGTCCATGTTGTCCGCGAAGTGGAGCACGAATGCCTCAGGGGTCTTGGGACGCACGGGCGAGCCGAATTCGTGCTCGCCGTGGTGGCTGGTGATCAGGTGCCGCAGGTGCAGTTTGAGCGGTTCTTCGAGCTGTCGGCTGCGGGCGAGGAAAGGTTCGAGCCTGTCAAGCCCGATCTGGATGTGGCCGAGAAGGCGGCCTTCGTCGGTGTAGTCGTTGGCCAGTCCGCCGGTCAGCTCCCACGCCTTGCCCAGGTCGTGGAAGACGGCCCCGGCCAGCAGTGTCTGCCGGTCCAGTCCGGGATAGACATCGCACAGGGCCATGCAGGACCGGGCCACACCCAGGGTGTGTTCGACCAGCCCGCCCACATAGGCATGATGCACAGTCTTGCCCCCGGGGGCGGTCATGAAGCGTTCACGGACTTCCCCGCTGCCAAGCACCTTGCGGCAGAACGTGCGCCAGGGTTTATGGCGCATGTGTTCGGTGATCAGGTCTTCGAGTTCTTCCATGAGTCGCGCAGGC from Pseudodesulfovibrio alkaliphilus includes the following:
- a CDS encoding amino acid ABC transporter permease, giving the protein MEQPRRPRPAWTRRIARNALTDTGLYLCLMAGMVWLLAEGTQQSGYNWQWYQIPKYLWQITDQGLAWGPLMQGFGVTLQITAVSMGLMLCIGLVTALMRMSASLVARGTARVYMELIRNSPLLIQLFFIYFVIAPILDIPAFWAAVIALSLFEGAYASEILRAGITSIHAGQWEAARSLGMSPFAMYRHIILPQAVRRVLPPMTSQAVSLVKDSALVSTIAIMDLTQQGRMIDAETFLTFEIWFTVAAVYLAVTLVLSGAARMLEQRDKTNGHDFQPQERIP
- the tmk gene encoding dTMP kinase encodes the protein MFVTFEGIEGTGKTTQIARLRDHLESKGREVFLTREPGGSRVGQELRQMLLHVDNSDLTAITELFLYLADRAQHVAQIIKPQLEAGRVVLCDRFADSTIVYQGFGRGLDIDMLKKLNEVAVNGVWPDLTIVLDLDPELGLDRATRRNMEDDKTLAEGRFEAEHLSFHRRIREGYLTWAALNRDRIKVADASSAPEEVFGRIRALIDTHQPGLV
- a CDS encoding 3'-5' exoribonuclease YhaM family protein, with the protein product MARHVTKKSQYINDLTPGIRVDDLFVLAASSLAQSRNGPYWSLTFQDATGKIDGKIWSPKSQEYPLLEPGQMTRVLGFVESYRDRNQLKVDHLEILDPAADEVDYADFMPASATPPARLMEELEDLITEHMRHKPWRTFCRKVLGSGEVRERFMTAPGGKTVHHAYVGGLVEHTLGVARSCMALCDVYPGLDRQTLLAGAVFHDLGKAWELTGGLANDYTDEGRLLGHIQIGLDRLEPFLARSRQLEEPLKLHLRHLITSHHGEHEFGSPVRPKTPEAFVLHFADNMDAKLNIIDQAYGEMNGSEQQWSPYLRYLERNVYRAPATPDTTRRKTDIPENQCLLPLKA